The uncultured Fusobacterium sp. DNA window CTACTGTTCTTCCACCTTCTCTGATAGCGAATCTTAATCCTGTTTCCATTGCGATTGGGTGAATTAATTCTACTGTCATTGTGATGTTGTCTCCTGGCATTACCATTTCTACTCCTTCTGGTAAGTCAATTGCTCCTGTTATGTCAGTTGTTCTGAAATAGAATTGTGGTCTGTATCCTGTGAAGAATGGAGTATGTCTTCCTCCTTCTTCTTTAGTTAATACGTATACTTCTCCTTTGAAGTTTGTATGTGGAGTGATTGATCCTGGTTTTGCTAATACTTGTCCTCTTTCTACTTCTTCTTTCTTAGTTCCTCTTAATAGAGCTCCTATGTTGTCTCCTGCTTGTCCTTGATCAAGTAGTTTTCTGAACATTTCTACTCCAGTTACTGTAGTTTTTGTTGTTGGTTTTATTCCAACTATTTCTACTTCTTCTCCTACTTTAATTACTCCTCTTTCTACTCTTCCAGTTACAACTGTTCCTCTTCCTGTTATTGTGAATACGTCTTCTATTGGCATTAAGAATGGTTGGTCTACTGCTCTTTCTGGAGTTGGGATGTACTCATCTACTGCGTTCATTAATTCGATGATTTTGTCAACCCATTGTTGTTCTCCGTTTAATGCTCCTAAAGATGATCCTGCGATTACTGGTACGTCATCTCCTGGGAATCCATACTCTGTTAATAATTCTCTTACTTCCATTTCTACTAATTCTAGTAACTCAGCGTCGTCTACCATGTCAGCTTTGTTTAAGTATACTACGATGTATGGTACTCCAACTTGTCTAGATAGTAAGATGTGCTCTCTTGTTTGAGGCATTGGTCCATCTG harbors:
- the tuf gene encoding elongation factor Tu gives rise to the protein MAKEKFERSKPHVNIGTIGHVDHGKTTTTAAISKVLSDLGLAQRVDFDNIDAAPEEKERGITINTAHIEYETEKRHYAHVDCPGHADYVKNMITGAAQMDGAILVVSAADGPMPQTREHILLSRQVGVPYIVVYLNKADMVDDAELLELVEMEVRELLTEYGFPGDDVPVIAGSSLGALNGEQQWVDKIIELMNAVDEYIPTPERAVDQPFLMPIEDVFTITGRGTVVTGRVERGVIKVGEEVEIVGIKPTTKTTVTGVEMFRKLLDQGQAGDNIGALLRGTKKEEVERGQVLAKPGSITPHTNFKGEVYVLTKEEGGRHTPFFTGYRPQFYFRTTDITGAIDLPEGVEMVMPGDNITMTVELIHPIAMETGLRFAIREGGRTVASGVVAEIIK